In one Podarcis muralis chromosome 7, rPodMur119.hap1.1, whole genome shotgun sequence genomic region, the following are encoded:
- the ID3 gene encoding DNA-binding protein inhibitor ID-3, whose product MKAISPVRSVRSCYEAVCCLSDQSLAITRGTNNKSPALEEPMNLLYDMNDCYSKLRELVPGIPQGTKVSQVEILQHVIDYIFDLQIVLEEQAKKGQDPSAAETSLLSLKAAELASELCSKEERNLCH is encoded by the exons ATGAAAGCCATCAGCCCCGTCAGATCGGTCAGGAGCTGCTACGAAGCCGTGTGCTGCCTCTCGGATCAGAGCCTCGCCATCACCCGGGGAACGAACAACAAGAGCCCGGCCCTAGAGGAGCCCATGAACCTCCTTTACGACATGAACGACTGCTATTCCAAGCTGCGGGAGCTGGTGCCGGGGATCCCGCAAGGCACCAAAGTCAGCCAAGTGGAAATCTTGCAGCACGTCATCGACTACATCTTTGACCTGCAGATCGTGCTGGAGGAGCAGGCGAAGAAGGGGCAAGATCCGTCCGCAGCCGAGACTTCCCTACTCTCTTTAAAA GCTGCAGAGCTGGCATCAGAACTTTGCTCAAAAGAGGAGAGGAATCTCTGCCACTAA